TTCAAACCATGCTGTATAACCACCTCTACTCCAAATAACTTTATATCTAATTTTTTTCTTTGCTAGCTCATTTTTTAATAAATCTATCTGTGTAGATTTGCCAGCAGAATCAATCCCACTAAATACTATCAGTTTTTTCATAGTAATCTCCTCTTCTTAAGGATTTCATCCATTTTATTGTTAAAAGCATCTAAAGAAAAATGGGTTTTAAATAATCTGTACGAACCATCTCTCATTGAAAGATAGGCTTCATCGGTTAATAACAAAATTTTTTCACAAGCTTCTATGGATGAGTCGAAATTTATACCTGCATTAAATTCTTCAACAAGTTTTTTGGTATCAAACTTTATATTGTTTAATAATGGCAAGCTATATGAAAGATAATCAATAGATTTATATGATAAGCCTACTGTTATATTCTTGTTAACAGCATTATACCCAAAGTGACAATCCTTTAATAATCTATGTTTTTCACTCTCACTGAAAACAATTCCATTATCTTCATAGTAAATAGAAATTTTGTCAAGCTCTTCTAAGACATACCTTTTCAAATAGCCGTCACCAATAATGACTATTTTCACAATATATTTTCTACTAAGAATTTTTGAAATTTCTATAAGAGATTTGAAGTCATATGAAGATGAAAAATTCCCTAAATACGCAATATTAATACTCTTTTCAAATTTTGTGATGTTATTACTTTGATTTTCAGGATTATAATCAATCGTTTTTGTTAAGTAAACAAGTTCATAATCTTTTCTAATTGGATCTATATATTTTTTGTATCCACTTGTTTCAATTAGGACTAAGTCAGAATTATATAAAGTTTTATCTCTCATAGTTGCCCATTTTTTTAATATATAGCTAACAGGGAATTTACCACTATTTTGCGGCCAAATATCAATGATATCTGTAATGACTATCTTATTTAGTTTTCTACCAATTTTTGCAGCTATCTTCGCTGAGTAATTTGGTGGTACTGCAATATATACAGTATCATAATCTACATTAAGTAATATTTTTTTGATTTTAAAACCAAAAACAAGATGTGATAGGATTCTCTTAAGTGAAAAAGTTTGTGAATAAGTTGGCACTTTTAATTGCACCACATTTGATTTGGTGATACTCTCTATTGTTTTAGTTGAATGATTGAAATTTGTTGTAACAACGACTGTTTTAAACCCTTTAGATTCAAAGTACTGTTTCATATGATAAGGTCTTGAAGTGTTATTTTCAAGGTAAAAAGCAGTAACCATAAGAATTTTTTTCATAACTTCATATATCTATTCTCTCGAAGTATCGTATATAATTATTAATTGACTCATCCCAACTAAATTTTTTTGCAAAACTATATCCTTTATCAATGTATTTTTCTCTTATAGTATTATCGCTATAAACTTTGTATATCTTATCAATCATAACCACATCACTTTCAATTTTCGGGTCTATATAAACCAAATTATCGTTGTAAACTTCCGCTAATGCACTTGCATTGCAAATAACACAAGGCAATTTATAACTCATTGCTTCTAAAGGTGTTATACCAAAAGATTCCCAAGTACTTGTATTCAAGTATAATTTTGCACTTGAGTAATATTTGCCTATTTCTAAATAAGGGACGTTATCTAAAAGAATTACTCTTTTTTCTAAATGCAACTTGCTTATGAGTTCAAATATTCTATTATCTATTTTTTCTACTTTCTTTCTTCCTATAATTACTAAGTTTGAATTCAATTCATACTTGTTTATGAGTTTGCTAAAAAGATAAATCATTAACTCATAATTCTTATGTTCATATCTATCTCCTACTGATAAAATGAAATCTCCATATTCATCTGTTTTGTTATATTCATTTTCATCAATATTAACACCATGGTAAATCACAACTGCTTTTTCATCATTGATAGCAAATTTGTACTTAATTTCAGCCATTGATAAATGTGACACAAAAATAATATGATCAGATAATTTTAAAGATCTTTTTCTAATAAAATAGTCGTAGTTTTCTCTAAAACTTCTAGAAAAAAAAGTTTTGTAACTTGATGTTTGAATGGTCGAATGGACATTAGTTATTATCTTGGATCTTAAATTTTTCCAACTTACTGGTATTGCTTCTGATGGAATAAAGATAATATCAGGATTGATTTCTTTTATCATTTTTTTAACTGTAAAATTCTCATACTTTAGTCGTTTAAAAGGGTTGCGAATAATTTCTTCTGAAATATATATATATTTAACCTTTTCATTTCCAATTTGATAAGCATCTTTTCTTTCTTCAGGTAGAAAACAAACAATTTCATAATTTGGAAGTTTTGAGAATCTCGTCAAAAAATTAATTAGAAATGTTTCAGATCCTCCTCCTCTATTTGAAATTGCGAAAACAACTAATATTTTCATGATTTAGTCCTATTTAATCTTACTATTCTAAGTAGGCAATAGGTAAATATATTCATACCTTCTGACATTGCATCTATCATCCATTGATCAAATATATTAGTTCTATTTATGTATGAACTCTTTTTAACACTCCATAGATATTTCTTGATTTTACTTG
The sequence above is drawn from the Mariniplasma anaerobium genome and encodes:
- a CDS encoding glycosyltransferase family protein, giving the protein MKKILMVTAFYLENNTSRPYHMKQYFESKGFKTVVVTTNFNHSTKTIESITKSNVVQLKVPTYSQTFSLKRILSHLVFGFKIKKILLNVDYDTVYIAVPPNYSAKIAAKIGRKLNKIVITDIIDIWPQNSGKFPVSYILKKWATMRDKTLYNSDLVLIETSGYKKYIDPIRKDYELVYLTKTIDYNPENQSNNITKFEKSINIAYLGNFSSSYDFKSLIEISKILSRKYIVKIVIIGDGYLKRYVLEELDKISIYYEDNGIVFSESEKHRLLKDCHFGYNAVNKNITVGLSYKSIDYLSYSLPLLNNIKFDTKKLVEEFNAGINFDSSIEACEKILLLTDEAYLSMRDGSYRLFKTHFSLDAFNNKMDEILKKRRLL
- a CDS encoding glycosyltransferase family 4 protein, which translates into the protein MKILVVFAISNRGGGSETFLINFLTRFSKLPNYEIVCFLPEERKDAYQIGNEKVKYIYISEEIIRNPFKRLKYENFTVKKMIKEINPDIIFIPSEAIPVSWKNLRSKIITNVHSTIQTSSYKTFFSRSFRENYDYFIRKRSLKLSDHIIFVSHLSMAEIKYKFAINDEKAVVIYHGVNIDENEYNKTDEYGDFILSVGDRYEHKNYELMIYLFSKLINKYELNSNLVIIGRKKVEKIDNRIFELISKLHLEKRVILLDNVPYLEIGKYYSSAKLYLNTSTWESFGITPLEAMSYKLPCVICNASALAEVYNDNLVYIDPKIESDVVMIDKIYKVYSDNTIREKYIDKGYSFAKKFSWDESINNYIRYFERIDI